In Columba livia isolate bColLiv1 breed racing homer chromosome 8, bColLiv1.pat.W.v2, whole genome shotgun sequence, a single genomic region encodes these proteins:
- the AKNAD1 gene encoding protein AKNAD1 isoform X5: MCVLCKLGKETVKKCQQSYWMKTQTNSSFSDELGCITDATGEEQDDLPYDGDVGISCKYNNNLGNLNECTSTKYISGILNLSCSEDNKNIKATANYETHLQPEEFSKHHRGPTGTMAHAVAKPGSEASFMKELPACGFSKPDTKEHPGNSKMSSVLLRHFSMEELISTCQLIEYETIPETSFTESINDTMHKPEPSEHVKCPLAHEQWATSFEKHHLEKHTEANTGDRNKNWLNENGWVSNKPISSTDKCGGRQENSQLINENEDRHIFPHMKEERDLFKKTVSSHELKYCQGQAHYGLPDFSEVKVQKSSDNINAVPATERAKSSSLSLHKSLVVNNILENKNYSNSAEVENQEEMSIPELVQQLKIPPQSDSPNASIAIYSGHTGKSSEVFTLHAPIPTQSTHGLSKASLQYGTAASALPAAGTLETNCLYPSHLLPELTLGEKMSQTLQDQTDQLIKKVEDFSKHMTQETFFVRDNYLALNQLKRYLAALERNYLTAREEHHNLQLQNYKDKSINIGEFDPERKVEGEIFRLGMLLEDIQEQTDDSKNNLSSLLTSDESAHSSYSLCESSVVSSISDPPKRRAAKTPFLHENNEKGKSQTTDPIPPTNQFALEGDKCNLCLHTLQKRAESTSRRETEPLQKGLLANKHSSNIMRLLSPEKKYTAEGLASHCQGALSQKFNADEESMNGNKNIEERKTGTCSLFIQRKPTDLSDTNLSSDSEDISTYDCYDDSQSKELVNRETESYKTFNTRFCELRCRCPRGSRDQFKFGNYKESAQSFALCRNKSSASTSYSQKRTSTQKAQKNKQPRELINRFSESIRQ; this comes from the exons ATGTGTGTTCTATGTAAACTGGGTAAAGAGACTGTGAAAAAGTGCCAACAGTCATACTGGatgaaaacccaaacaaacagctCATTTTCAGATGAATTAGGCTGCATTACAGATGCAACTGGTGAGGAACAAGATGACTTACCTTATGATGGAGATGTAGGAATATCCTGTAAATACAATAATAATTTAGGTAATTTGAATGAGTGTACTTccacaaaatatatttctggTATTTTAAACTTATCCTGTTCTGAAgataacaaaaacataaaagctACAGCAAATTATGAAACTCATCTACAGCCTGAAGAATTCTCCAAGCACCACAGAGGTCCCACAGGAACAATGGCACATGCAGTTGCAAAGCCTGGGAGTGAAGCTTCCTTTATGAAGGAATTACCTGCTTGTGGTTTCAGTAAACCAGATACCAAAGAACATCCAGGTAACTCAAAAATGTCCAGTGTCCTTCTGCGTCATTTTTCTATGGAAGAGTTAATAAGCACCTGCCAGTTAATTGAATACGAGACAATACCCGAGACATCCTTTACTGAAAGTATCAATGACACCATGCACAAACCTGAGCCTTCAGAACACGTCAAATGCCCTTTAGCGCATGAACAATGGGCAACCAGCTTTGAAAAGCATCACTTAGAAAAGCACACGGAAGCAAACACTGgtgatagaaataaaaattggcTAAATGAAAATGGATGGGTTTCAAATAAGCCTATTTCTTCTACTGATAAGTGTGGGGGCAGACAAGAAAATTCACAGTTGATTAATGAGAATGAAGATAGACACATCTTCCCACAcatgaaagaagagagggaCCTGTTTAAGAAAACAGTTTCATCTCACGAACTCAAATATTGCCAAGGTCAAGCTCACTATGGCCTTCCTGACTTCTCTGAAGTTAAAGTACAGAAAAGCAGTGACAATATTAATGCAGTTCCTGCAACTGAAAGAGCAAAATCCTCCTCTCTTTCGCTACATAAATCACTAGTTGTGAACAACATTCTAGAAAATAAGAACTATTCCAATTCTGCTGAAGTAGAGAATCAAGAAGAAATGAGCATTCCAGAACTGGTGCAACAGCTAAAG ATACCTCCTCAGTCAGACTCTCCGAATGCCAGCATTGCCATTTACTCCGGACACACCGGGAAATCCTCTGAAGTCTTTACACTACATGCTCCTATCCCTACACAATCTACACATGGTTTGTCTAAAGCAA GCTTACAGTATGGAACAGCAGCATCAGCATTACCAGCAGCTGGTACACTAGAAACCAACTGTCTATATCCTTCTCATTTACTGCCAGAACTAACACTAGGAGAAAAGATGTCTCAAACACTACAGGATCAAACAGATCAACTGATAAAGAAA GTGGAAGACTTCTCTAAGCACATGACCCAAGAGACATTCTTTGTACGAGACAACTATCTg GCATTAAATCAATTGAAAAGATACCTCGCTGCCTTGGAAAGGAATTACTTAACAGCTAGAGAAGAGCACCATAACTTACAGCTGCAGAACTACAAGGACAAGTCTATCAACATTGGAGAGTTTGATCCTGAAAG AAAGGTGGAAGGGGAAATATTTAGACTTGGCATGCTGCTTGAAGACATCCAAGAACAaactgatgacagcaaaaacaACTTGTCATCTTTGCTTACTTCTGATGAGTCTGCCCATTCATCATATTCTCTTTGTGAG AGCTCAGTAGTCTCAAGCATTTCTGATCCTCCCAAAAGAAGAGCTGCCAAAACTCCATTTCTTCATGAGAACAACGAGAAGGGCAAGAGTCAGACAACTGATCCAATCCCACCGACAAATCAATTTGCTTTAGAAGGGGACAAGTGCAATCTTTGTCTTCACAC GTTACAGAAGAGAGCTGAATCAACttccagaagagaaacagagccCCTGCAAAAAGGTCTGCTAGCAAACAAGCATTCTTCCAACATAATG AGATTGCTTTCACCTGAGAAAAAATACACTGCTGAAGGTCTTGCATCCCATTGTCAGGGTGCATTAAGTCAAAAATTTAATGCTGATGAAGAAAGTATGAATGG aaataaaaatatcgAGGAAAGGAAGACTGGAACATGTTCACTGTTCATTCAGAGAAAACCAACTGATTTATCAGATACCAACCTGA GCAGCGATTCAGAAGACATCTCAACCTATGATTGTTATGACGATTCACAAAGTAAGGAACTTGTGAACCGGGAGACTGAAAGTTACAAAACATTCAATACAAGATTCTGTG aacttAGATGCAGATGCCCTAGAGGAAGCAGAGATCAATTTAAATTTGGGAATTACAAAGAGTCTGCTCAGTCTTTTGCCCTATGTAGAAATAAAAGTTCTGCTTCAACCT CTTACTCACAGAAGAGAACCTCCACTCAAAAGgctcaaaaaaataaacagccacGTGAACTTATAAACAGATTTTCTGAAAG CATTCGTCAATAG
- the AKNAD1 gene encoding protein AKNAD1 isoform X6 — protein sequence MAHAVAKPGSEASFMKELPACGFSKPDTKEHPGNSKMSSVLLRHFSMEELISTCQLIEYETIPETSFTESINDTMHKPEPSEHVKCPLAHEQWATSFEKHHLEKHTEANTGDRNKNWLNENGWVSNKPISSTDKCGGRQENSQLINENEDRHIFPHMKEERDLFKKTVSSHELKYCQGQAHYGLPDFSEVKVQKSSDNINAVPATERAKSSSLSLHKSLVVNNILENKNYSNSAEVENQEEMSIPELVQQLKIPPQSDSPNASIAIYSGHTGKSSEVFTLHAPIPTQSTHGLSKASLQYGTAASALPAAGTLETNCLYPSHLLPELTLGEKMSQTLQDQTDQLIKKVEDFSKHMTQETFFVRDNYLALNQLKRYLAALERNYLTAREEHHNLQLQNYKDKSINIGEFDPERKVEGEIFRLGMLLEDIQEQTDDSKNNLSSLLTSDESAHSSYSLCESSVVSSISDPPKRRAAKTPFLHENNEKGKSQTTDPIPPTNQFALEGDKCNLCLHTLQKRAESTSRRETEPLQKGLLANKHSSNIMRLLSPEKKYTAEGLASHCQGALSQKFNADEESMNGNKNIEERKTGTCSLFIQRKPTDLSDTNLSSDSEDISTYDCYDDSQSKELVNRETESYKTFNTRFCELRCRCPRGSRDQFKFGNYKESAQSFALCRNKSSASTSYSQKRTSTQKAQKNKQPRELINRFSERQNFETAKTCYSSTCDRIILSPHLPSKKSAQSKSAINIRNRNTNYFEANSLSATLDHAIQTANSLKKATERMVQAVSEDLAKVKRKQVKLSSFKRDVVL from the exons ATGGCACATGCAGTTGCAAAGCCTGGGAGTGAAGCTTCCTTTATGAAGGAATTACCTGCTTGTGGTTTCAGTAAACCAGATACCAAAGAACATCCAGGTAACTCAAAAATGTCCAGTGTCCTTCTGCGTCATTTTTCTATGGAAGAGTTAATAAGCACCTGCCAGTTAATTGAATACGAGACAATACCCGAGACATCCTTTACTGAAAGTATCAATGACACCATGCACAAACCTGAGCCTTCAGAACACGTCAAATGCCCTTTAGCGCATGAACAATGGGCAACCAGCTTTGAAAAGCATCACTTAGAAAAGCACACGGAAGCAAACACTGgtgatagaaataaaaattggcTAAATGAAAATGGATGGGTTTCAAATAAGCCTATTTCTTCTACTGATAAGTGTGGGGGCAGACAAGAAAATTCACAGTTGATTAATGAGAATGAAGATAGACACATCTTCCCACAcatgaaagaagagagggaCCTGTTTAAGAAAACAGTTTCATCTCACGAACTCAAATATTGCCAAGGTCAAGCTCACTATGGCCTTCCTGACTTCTCTGAAGTTAAAGTACAGAAAAGCAGTGACAATATTAATGCAGTTCCTGCAACTGAAAGAGCAAAATCCTCCTCTCTTTCGCTACATAAATCACTAGTTGTGAACAACATTCTAGAAAATAAGAACTATTCCAATTCTGCTGAAGTAGAGAATCAAGAAGAAATGAGCATTCCAGAACTGGTGCAACAGCTAAAG ATACCTCCTCAGTCAGACTCTCCGAATGCCAGCATTGCCATTTACTCCGGACACACCGGGAAATCCTCTGAAGTCTTTACACTACATGCTCCTATCCCTACACAATCTACACATGGTTTGTCTAAAGCAA GCTTACAGTATGGAACAGCAGCATCAGCATTACCAGCAGCTGGTACACTAGAAACCAACTGTCTATATCCTTCTCATTTACTGCCAGAACTAACACTAGGAGAAAAGATGTCTCAAACACTACAGGATCAAACAGATCAACTGATAAAGAAA GTGGAAGACTTCTCTAAGCACATGACCCAAGAGACATTCTTTGTACGAGACAACTATCTg GCATTAAATCAATTGAAAAGATACCTCGCTGCCTTGGAAAGGAATTACTTAACAGCTAGAGAAGAGCACCATAACTTACAGCTGCAGAACTACAAGGACAAGTCTATCAACATTGGAGAGTTTGATCCTGAAAG AAAGGTGGAAGGGGAAATATTTAGACTTGGCATGCTGCTTGAAGACATCCAAGAACAaactgatgacagcaaaaacaACTTGTCATCTTTGCTTACTTCTGATGAGTCTGCCCATTCATCATATTCTCTTTGTGAG AGCTCAGTAGTCTCAAGCATTTCTGATCCTCCCAAAAGAAGAGCTGCCAAAACTCCATTTCTTCATGAGAACAACGAGAAGGGCAAGAGTCAGACAACTGATCCAATCCCACCGACAAATCAATTTGCTTTAGAAGGGGACAAGTGCAATCTTTGTCTTCACAC GTTACAGAAGAGAGCTGAATCAACttccagaagagaaacagagccCCTGCAAAAAGGTCTGCTAGCAAACAAGCATTCTTCCAACATAATG AGATTGCTTTCACCTGAGAAAAAATACACTGCTGAAGGTCTTGCATCCCATTGTCAGGGTGCATTAAGTCAAAAATTTAATGCTGATGAAGAAAGTATGAATGG aaataaaaatatcgAGGAAAGGAAGACTGGAACATGTTCACTGTTCATTCAGAGAAAACCAACTGATTTATCAGATACCAACCTGA GCAGCGATTCAGAAGACATCTCAACCTATGATTGTTATGACGATTCACAAAGTAAGGAACTTGTGAACCGGGAGACTGAAAGTTACAAAACATTCAATACAAGATTCTGTG aacttAGATGCAGATGCCCTAGAGGAAGCAGAGATCAATTTAAATTTGGGAATTACAAAGAGTCTGCTCAGTCTTTTGCCCTATGTAGAAATAAAAGTTCTGCTTCAACCT CTTACTCACAGAAGAGAACCTCCACTCAAAAGgctcaaaaaaataaacagccacGTGAACTTATAAACAGATTTTCTGAAAG GCAAAACTTTGAGACTGCCAAAACCTGCTATTCAAGCACATGTGATAGAATTATCCTTTCACCTCACTTACCCAGCAAGAAATCTGCCCAAAGCAAATCTGCAATCAacatcagaaacagaaataccaaTTATTTCGAAGCAAAT AGTTTAAGTGCTACTCTGGATCATGCCATACAGACGGCAAACAGTTTGAAGAAAGCTACTGAGCGAATGGTACAAGCAGTTTCAGAAGATCTAGCtaaagttaaaagaaaacaggttaaatTATCCAGTTTCAAACGTGATGTTGTTTTGTGA